The window CATCGAGAAATCAAACTCGCAGAAGACGATATCTTAGAGTCGCAAAGTGAAGTTGCGGCGTCTCAAACCTATCTTGAAAATATCGTTAACTCGATGGGCGACGCACTTGTTATTCTTGATGAGAATGAAGAGGTACAGCGGGCCAATGAACCGCTCTTTGCCATGATGGACCGAGCCCCCGAGGATATCTTGGGTCAGCGTTTTACGAATATGGTTGTGGCTGATGATTTAGTTTCTATGACGGGTATTCATGCCGTTTTAAAAAACGGCACAGTCAATGGTTTGAACGTTGTTCTCGAGCGCGATGATAATACGAGAATTCCAGTAACGATAACTGGTTCAAGCATGTTCGACGAAGAAGGCATGTTAACGGGCTATGTTTTGGTCGCGCACGATATGTCGGATGTGATGAGGGCGATGGCTGAGGCATCCAGAGCGGCCGCCGCGGAAAAAGATAAATCGAACGAGCTTGAAATTGCTCTCTTGCGTCTTGAGATCGAGAAAAACAAAGCCGAAATGGCTGACCACACCAAGACACAGTTCGTTGCCAATATGAGCCATGAAATACGAACGCCGATGACTGCTATTTTGGGCTTTGCAGATTTGCTTCTCGACCCATCCCAGAATGAATCAGATCGTTCAGACTGTATCCATACGATTCGGCGAAACGGTCAGCACCTGCTTAATATTATCAATGATATTTTGGATATCACGAAGATTGAAGCTGGGAAGATGACGGTGGAGTCAATCGACTTTTCCCCGATTAAGATTCTTGAAGAAGTACACTCGCTGGTAAAAGCTAAAGCTGAAGAGAAGGGCATAGGTTTCAGCATTGAGTTTGCGACCGAAATTCCGCTTAGCTCCAAGAGCGACCCAACCCGTCTGCGTCAGATTCTGGTTAACCTATTGGGCAACGCGATTAAGTTCACGGATGAAGGTTCGGTTCGTGTCGTGGCAAGTCTGGTTGAACCTGAACCAGGTGCCGCGAAAGTGTTGCAATTTGAAGTTTGCGATACGGGAATTGGGATGAGCCAAGAACAGGCAGAGAAGGTCTTTGAGCGATTCGAACAGGCCGATTCCACAACCACGCGTCGGTTCGGTGGAACCGGGCTTGGTCTCGCGATTTCTTATAAGCTCGCTGAGCTGCTTGGTGGTGGCATAACTGTTGTGAGCCAAGAGGGTAAGGGGAGCACCTTTACAACCTGCATCGCGCCTGGTGATCTGTCGGATGTGGAACTGACCCAGACTCCAGAACAGTATCTGGGCCTAGCTGAAGATACCTCGTCTCTGGATGTTCAGGCTGGTCAGCTTAAAGGTCATATCCTCTTGGCGGATGACGGCAAGGACAACCAGCGTTTGATTTCCTATCGTCTGCGTCAGGCCGGGGCGCAGGTTACATTGGCCAACAATGGTCTTGAGGCACTGGAACTTGCCATGGAGGCATGGGAGTCGGGCGTGCCCTACGATATGATTTTCATGGACATGCAGATGCCTGAAATGGATGGCTATACCGCCACCGCGTGTTTACGCGAAAAAGGTTATAAAGGGCCGATTATTGCTCTCACTGCACACACGATGGCCACGGATCGGGCAAAGTGTCTTGCCTGTGGCTGTGATGATTATTCATCAAAACCGATTAACTTATCGGAACTTCTAAGCCTGTCTGAAAAATACATCTCTGAGGCTGGAAGTATGTGGGGCGATAGTTTTAAATTTGTCCCTTTCAGTGAACGTACCCAAGAGACACCGGCGGAAGCAGCGGCGGAACCTGTCGACGCTGAAGACGTTGTTGCCGCACCCGATCTGGCCGATGACTCAATTGTCAGTGAGTATGCGGATGACCCATACATGCAAGAGATCATCGGAAACTTTGTTGTGAACCTTCATAAGTATTGTGACGATTTGAATGAAGCAGTTGGCTCTCAAGACCGTGAGTCACTGCGCCGCTTGGGACACAACATCGCGGGTTCTGCCGGGGGTTATGGTTTTCCCATGATATCGAAAGCGGCCAAAGTGGTAGAGAACCTTGTTAAGAGCGAATCAGAATTGACCTTAATTGCGACAGAGGTCGATTCCTTGGTAGCACTCTGCCGTCGTACTGTCGGTGTGACGATAGCTTAAGGCCGTAGCCCGTTTTCCACTAACCACTGCTTCAGGATTTCTGAGTGCTCACTGATCAGGATGAGTGCCTTTTTTCCGGTGGTTTTTGTGGGGATGATCCACGATTTCCAGTCTGGGTTTTGGACAGCCACTTCGCACCACGCTTCTTGAGCATCGAGCAAGAAGAGCCAAGAGCCATGGTCTATAGAATGCTGAGAGGCAAGGCGCCTCATGTAACGCATACCCACTGTAGCGCTTGTAAATCGAGCGTTGATTTCCAGAGGGGCCCTAAACTTCTCTGCACCGGTTTCCGGGCATAGGAAAGAGAAGGCGTCGAAACCGCAAATGCCTTCAAAGCCTTGTTCTTGAATCAGCGGAGCAATGGATTGGGCAACCTGCTCGAGTTGTGAATCATACTGAGTGCCAGAGTTAGATTTGCCTTGAACGAGCCGACCATGATTTCCGAGATACGTGCCTGACTGTGTAAGGACTTGCGAGGTATGTCCACAGATATTCCATGTAAGGTCTGGCTTAAAGAATATTTGGGTCGATAGGTTATGAATTGTTGAATACCAGGGTTCAACAATGGCTCCTCCGCGTTGGCTCATTTTCATGAGTCCCCGAATATGTTGAGTGCTGATGAGCCCATTTTTGCCGGCAATGCGCCCACGTCCGCTGCTTCCCATACAGGGCTTAATGGTAAAATTTGCCTGCGCCCATTGTGGCCATCCGGCTAGGATCTCTTCAAGCGCACTCTTGGCTTCTTGTTCAGACTGAATACATTGCAGGATGTGCGAGTATTGCCAGCCAGCCTTATGCCCAATGGTTTGAGCCAGCTGCTTTGCAAAGCCTTTGTTATGAATCGTCTGGACGATTTGAGGCTTAGGGCCGAGGTGCGGCAAACCGCGTTGTTGTGCTTCGAGAAAAGTTGATTGCGTCGCAAACCAGGGCAGCAATCCAGGGGCAGCAGGCAAGTCATCCCCGTATGGGTTTTGATGAGATGGGGAGTTGTCGGCTGTGGACTCGGTAGGTAAACCAAAACTGTTCTGCCAAAGTTCGCCGAGGTGAATCACGACCGGGTGTTGAGCCAGAGTCTTGCCTGAACGATGACTCTCTTCGGCTCCAATGTTGGGCAGCAATACAGATTGAGTTTCAGCGATCATGGTCGTGGCTTATCGCTGGTTGCGCTCATAGACAAGACAATGCAGGAGGGAGGCCGAAAGGGGGGACATCACAACGGCATGGGGTCCTTCGTGATGTCCCATGACCAGACCAAAT of the Deltaproteobacteria bacterium genome contains:
- a CDS encoding response regulator, with the protein product HREIKLAEDDILESQSEVAASQTYLENIVNSMGDALVILDENEEVQRANEPLFAMMDRAPEDILGQRFTNMVVADDLVSMTGIHAVLKNGTVNGLNVVLERDDNTRIPVTITGSSMFDEEGMLTGYVLVAHDMSDVMRAMAEASRAAAAEKDKSNELEIALLRLEIEKNKAEMADHTKTQFVANMSHEIRTPMTAILGFADLLLDPSQNESDRSDCIHTIRRNGQHLLNIINDILDITKIEAGKMTVESIDFSPIKILEEVHSLVKAKAEEKGIGFSIEFATEIPLSSKSDPTRLRQILVNLLGNAIKFTDEGSVRVVASLVEPEPGAAKVLQFEVCDTGIGMSQEQAEKVFERFEQADSTTTRRFGGTGLGLAISYKLAELLGGGITVVSQEGKGSTFTTCIAPGDLSDVELTQTPEQYLGLAEDTSSLDVQAGQLKGHILLADDGKDNQRLISYRLRQAGAQVTLANNGLEALELAMEAWESGVPYDMIFMDMQMPEMDGYTATACLREKGYKGPIIALTAHTMATDRAKCLACGCDDYSSKPINLSELLSLSEKYISEAGSMWGDSFKFVPFSERTQETPAEAAAEPVDAEDVVAAPDLADDSIVSEYADDPYMQEIIGNFVVNLHKYCDDLNEAVGSQDRESLRRLGHNIAGSAGGYGFPMISKAAKVVENLVKSESELTLIATEVDSLVALCRRTVGVTIA